One genomic window of Brassica rapa cultivar Chiifu-401-42 unplaced genomic scaffold, CAAS_Brap_v3.01 Scaffold0326, whole genome shotgun sequence includes the following:
- the LOC117130073 gene encoding uncharacterized protein LOC117130073 — translation MSKIANRDYAALNLFGDNYLQWALDTRISLKSKGLGDTITEDNNENEKNRYRAIGLMRHHLIEGLKDQYMTIENPLDLWNALKHRYDHQKMVLLPKARHDWMHLRFLDYKSVDEYNSALFKIVSILRLCGEEVSDMIMLEKTYTTFNQSNSVLQEQYMTKGFATYTDLISCLLLAEANNELLMKNIGARPSGTATLPEAHEVEKKDPKETYFTQDNRKPYGNGRGGYKRRGSDNQNGRDNYSTGRKGNHNNRGRGSNYGRGRGSYGRGRGGISKPSYTSKSVCHRCGMDNHWAKNCRTPKHLCNLYQESLNNKNPEANMTQENGHDDKGYGYDADNESDKDNKDDLMDFETSDCLKDLFSNHIVLLLYVFDLVFLFM, via the coding sequence ATGTCGAAAATAGCAAACAGAGACTACGCAGCCCTTAATCTCTTCGGAGACAATTACTTGCAGTGGGCGCTAGATACAAGGATCAGTCTAAAGTCCAAGGGACTCGGTGATACTATCACCGAGGACAACAATGAGAATGAAAAGAATAGATACAGGGCCATAGGCCTTATGCGCCATCATCTCATTGAAGGTCTTAAAGATCAGTACATGACAATTGAGAATCCACTAGATCTTTGGAATGCTTTAAAGCATAGATATGATCACCAAAAGATGGTGTTGCTTCCAAAGGCAAGGCACGATTGGATGCATCTAAGGTTCTTAGACTATAAGTCTGTGGATGAGTACAATTCAGCATTATTCAAGATAGTTTCAATTCTAAGGCTTTGTGGTGAAGAAGTATCCGATATGATAATGCTTGAAAAGACCTATACGACTTTCAATCAGTCGAATTCTGTGTTGCAAGAGCAATATATGACAAAAGGTTTTGCCACATATACTGATCTGATCTCATGTCTACTCTTGGCCGAGGCAAACAATGAGCTTCTAATGAAGAACATTGGAGCCAGACCGTCCGGGACAGCAACATTACCCGAAGCCCATGAGGTTGAAAAGAAAGATCCCAAAGAGACCTACTTCACCCAAGACAACAGGAAACCATACGGCAATGGCCGTGGTGGATACAAGAGGCGTGGGAGTGACAATCAGAACGGTCGAGACAACTACTCAACCGGCCGAAAAGGAAACCACAATAACCGTGGTCGTGGTTCCAATTACGGCCGGGGTCGAGGCAGTTACGGCCGTGGACGAGGTGGCATATCCAAACCATCTTACACGTCCAAGTCAGTATGCCACAGATGCGGCATGGACAACCATTGGGCCAAGAATTGTAGAACTCCGAAACACTTGTGCAACCTCTACCAAGAGAGCCTCAACAACAAGAACCCGGAGGCAAACATGACCCAAGAAAACGGTCATGATGACAAAGGATATGGATATGATGCTGACAATGAATCCGACAAAGATAACAAAGATGACCTAATGGATTTTGAGACATCCGATTGTCTCAAGGACTTGTTTTCGAATCACATTGTCTTATTGCTTTATGTCtttgatttggtgtttttatttatgtaa